A single genomic interval of halophilic archaeon DL31 harbors:
- a CDS encoding 50S ribosomal protein L12P (KEGG: hla:Hlac_2533 50S ribosomal protein L12P~TIGRFAM: 50S ribosomal protein L12P~PFAM: Ribosomal protein 60S), translating to MEYVYAALTLNESGEEINEENITAVLEAAGVDVEQSRVKALVAALEDVDIEDAIETAAAAPAAGGGAAGGAAGGADDGGDEDEGGEESADEAEAADEDDDDEDEDEEESGEGLGELFG from the coding sequence ATGGAATACGTTTACGCTGCACTCACGCTGAACGAATCGGGCGAGGAGATCAACGAGGAGAACATCACGGCCGTGCTCGAAGCGGCCGGGGTCGACGTCGAGCAGTCCCGCGTTAAGGCGCTTGTCGCCGCGCTGGAGGACGTCGACATCGAGGACGCTATCGAGACGGCTGCCGCTGCGCCCGCCGCGGGCGGTGGGGCTGCCGGCGGCGCCGCCGGTGGCGCTGACGATGGTGGTGACGAGGACGAAGGCGGCGAGGAATCCGCCGACGAGGCGGAGGCCGCTGACGAGGATGACGACGACGAAGACGAAGACGAAGAGGAGTCCGGGGAAGGCCTCGGCGAACTCTTCGGCTGA
- a CDS encoding protein of unknown function DUF420 (PFAM: Protein of unknown function DUF420~KEGG: hmu:Hmuk_2094 protein of unknown function DUF420), with the protein MTLRARVREHVLATAAALSVVSLTLVFAAALRVIPAALLPRAPDFVVDAIPHLNAVVSLVALVVIIVGVRAIREGNVERHRKLMGSAFGLFAVFLVGYLYRVALIGPTPFPATRALETAYNAILGVHITLAVVCVPLLFYTLLLAWSHPVADIPLTNHRRVGRIAAPLWAISFALGVVVYLLIYVVV; encoded by the coding sequence ATGACGCTCCGTGCCCGCGTCCGTGAACACGTCCTCGCGACGGCGGCGGCGCTCTCTGTGGTGTCGCTCACACTCGTTTTCGCCGCGGCGCTCCGCGTGATTCCGGCGGCGCTGCTGCCACGCGCACCCGATTTCGTCGTCGACGCAATCCCACACCTCAACGCAGTCGTTAGTCTGGTCGCCCTCGTCGTCATCATCGTCGGCGTTCGCGCCATCCGCGAGGGGAACGTCGAACGCCACCGAAAGCTCATGGGCTCGGCGTTCGGCCTCTTCGCGGTGTTCCTCGTGGGCTATCTCTACCGTGTCGCGCTCATCGGGCCGACGCCGTTCCCCGCGACGAGGGCCCTGGAGACGGCCTACAACGCGATTCTCGGAGTCCACATCACGCTCGCGGTGGTCTGTGTCCCGCTGCTGTTCTACACGCTCCTGCTCGCGTGGAGCCACCCCGTCGCCGACATTCCGTTGACGAACCACCGCCGCGTGGGCCGAATTGCGGCGCCGCTCTGGGCGATCTCGTTCGCGCTCGGCGTCGTGGTCTATCTACTCATCTACGTGGTCGTTTGA